In Vibrio sp. FE10, the following are encoded in one genomic region:
- a CDS encoding aminotransferase class V-fold PLP-dependent enzyme → MELIAEKKAYKSIPFEKKYAMTTKSTTQHIKTLLSEQIQPWQNLGTYCLTNMDDEVAEVIKNSLSYNKVNANEYHSFQDMNNSCIDFLFKLFNIDTSENGLGLSTVGSSEAILLACLNWKKRSRLSKGLNIVISDHSHSAWTNAAKILDIDVKTVKYTKDERDFTQRFLLAVDENTIGVGLTLGTTGIGMFDPVYEIHNALLNYSIKEGREISIHIDAASGGFVAPFSFPGYIWDFRLELVQSISVSGHKYGFTYPSIGWILWKNKNEISEGLWSRIGYLKEEFNHLGVTFSQNCVGIISQYYLIKRYGFIGYQSNIEYLYRMKNYMESRLADIHKVKFINHKKHQLPILSWFIEGGDKSTYDDISQKFESLGWLVPYSEVLFDGQSVNCFRIVIKPTYTEDVIEVLINDFFVSHKLIK, encoded by the coding sequence ATGGAGTTGATTGCTGAAAAGAAAGCTTATAAATCAATACCTTTTGAGAAAAAGTATGCTATGACGACCAAGTCCACAACTCAGCATATTAAGACGCTATTATCGGAACAGATCCAACCTTGGCAAAACCTAGGTACATATTGTTTGACTAACATGGATGACGAAGTTGCTGAAGTCATAAAAAACTCCCTTAGTTACAATAAAGTTAATGCAAATGAATATCACAGTTTTCAAGATATGAATAATAGTTGCATCGACTTTTTATTTAAGCTATTCAACATTGATACTAGTGAGAATGGACTTGGGTTAAGTACGGTAGGTTCAAGCGAAGCAATACTATTAGCATGTTTGAATTGGAAAAAAAGAAGCCGACTTTCTAAGGGACTTAATATTGTAATAAGCGATCACTCTCACTCTGCATGGACTAATGCGGCAAAAATACTCGATATTGATGTTAAAACTGTTAAGTATACAAAAGATGAACGAGATTTTACTCAAAGATTTTTGCTTGCTGTAGATGAAAATACTATTGGGGTGGGTCTAACACTTGGTACCACGGGTATAGGCATGTTTGACCCAGTTTATGAAATCCACAATGCCCTTCTCAATTATTCGATTAAGGAAGGAAGGGAAATTTCAATTCATATAGATGCTGCCAGTGGTGGTTTTGTAGCTCCATTTAGCTTTCCTGGATATATATGGGATTTCCGATTGGAGCTTGTTCAATCGATAAGTGTTTCAGGTCATAAATACGGTTTTACATATCCTAGCATAGGTTGGATTCTCTGGAAAAATAAGAATGAAATATCCGAAGGTTTATGGAGCAGAATCGGCTATTTAAAAGAAGAGTTCAATCATTTAGGTGTGACATTTAGTCAAAACTGTGTGGGGATTATTTCTCAATATTATTTGATAAAACGCTATGGGTTTATCGGTTACCAATCAAACATTGAATATTTGTACAGAATGAAAAATTATATGGAGTCACGTTTAGCTGATATTCATAAAGTAAAGTTCATTAACCATAAAAAACACCAGCTTCCTATTTTGTCGTGGTTTATTGAAGGGGGAGATAAGTCTACCTATGACGATATAAGCCAGAAATTTGAATCCCTAGGGTGGCTGGTGCCATATAGCGAAGTCCTGTTTGATGGGCAGTCCGTAAATTGTTTCCGAATAGTAATAAAGCCTACCTATACAGAAGATGTAATAGAGGTTTTAATCAACGACTTTTTTGTTTCTCACAAATTAATAAAGTAA
- a CDS encoding SidA/IucD/PvdA family monooxygenase has translation MQSNIIDIIGVGFNVSNIGLAISLQENNSQLSMLFLESKANSKWQEEMTIPGSDIQNSPHRDLITPVNPRSRYTFINYLFEHGRLFSHFNLGMKFPFRTEYSKYIEWCSKFFEDKVKYNEAVVSIEYTGDFENEEPIFKVTTSTGDTYLCKKVVLGHGRSINIPEEFSGISNGRATHLTNYRSYISNIKNGDEDTFCVVGSSQSAIEIVLDLKSRFPNAKITNLIRSFSYKLKDTSPFSYEVFYPEFIDHFYSASNLQKEKLTSHLRNSNYSSVDKDVLDGLYQSLYEDKILERERVFIRNNSKINNVVEKDDSIEISYTNELLNESSSESFDHVILATGFKDLGHGDRYDTYCPLLHNVKGYINESEQGLLQINRDYSLDFVPPGTNRTYKSFYLNGLCESTHGLGDAGSISSVSIRSKVICDSLINSHEV, from the coding sequence TTGCAAAGTAATATAATTGATATTATCGGTGTGGGTTTTAACGTTTCTAACATAGGTTTGGCAATTTCCTTACAAGAAAACAATAGCCAATTATCTATGTTGTTCTTGGAGAGTAAAGCCAATTCGAAGTGGCAAGAAGAAATGACGATTCCTGGGAGCGACATTCAAAATTCTCCTCATCGAGACTTGATCACACCAGTAAATCCAAGAAGTAGATATACGTTCATAAACTATTTGTTTGAACATGGAAGGCTATTTTCTCATTTTAATCTAGGAATGAAGTTTCCTTTTAGAACAGAATATTCAAAATACATCGAATGGTGCTCCAAATTTTTCGAGGACAAAGTCAAGTACAATGAAGCAGTCGTCAGTATTGAATATACTGGTGACTTTGAAAATGAAGAACCAATCTTCAAAGTTACAACCTCAACAGGTGATACTTACCTGTGCAAAAAAGTTGTTCTAGGCCATGGTCGCTCAATTAACATACCAGAAGAGTTTTCTGGCATAAGCAATGGTAGAGCGACTCATCTTACAAACTATCGTTCTTACATATCCAACATTAAAAATGGAGATGAGGACACTTTTTGTGTTGTTGGAAGCAGCCAAAGCGCCATAGAAATTGTTTTAGATCTGAAGTCCCGCTTCCCTAATGCAAAAATAACTAATCTGATACGATCTTTCAGTTATAAGCTTAAAGATACAAGTCCATTTTCTTATGAGGTTTTCTATCCAGAATTCATTGATCACTTCTATAGTGCATCTAACTTGCAAAAGGAAAAGCTTACATCACATTTACGTAATTCTAATTATTCATCTGTTGATAAAGATGTACTTGATGGTTTGTATCAAAGTTTATATGAAGACAAGATTTTAGAGAGAGAGAGGGTGTTTATAAGGAATAACAGTAAGATTAATAATGTTGTTGAAAAGGATGACTCAATAGAAATTTCATATACAAATGAACTTTTAAATGAGAGCTCGTCTGAATCCTTTGATCACGTAATATTGGCAACAGGCTTTAAAGATTTAGGTCATGGGGATAGATATGATACTTACTGTCCATTACTACATAATGTAAAGGGCTATATTAATGAAAGTGAACAAGGGCTTTTACAGATAAACCGCGATTATAGTTTAGACTTCGTACCGCCAGGAACAAACAGAACATATAAATCGTTCTATCTAAATGGATTATGCGAATCAACGCATGGACTAGGTGATGCAGGCTCAATTAGCTCGGTATCTATACGCAGTAAAGTAATCTGCGATAGCTTGATAAATAGTCACGAAGTTTAA